The Asterias rubens chromosome 14, eAstRub1.3, whole genome shotgun sequence DNA segment GACGTCTTCCCCGAACTGCAAGACTTCTTCTCCGCCGTAATCAAACAAATATTGGTATAACAACACGCAAGTACACAATTAATGTGCAGCCATTTGGGTCGCATAATATGCGACCATAGCGCAAGGAATGCAGACTAAACAAATAGTTTTAATAGGGGAACACTTGCCTTGCGAGAAATTATGTGATAAATGGTGCTGTGGAGATAATATAATACAGACGCCGCCAGCCAATGGGAGCAATGTATGCAAATCTCGGCCCTTACCGCGCTTGGAAAAGAAATCGCTATATTGGGAGAGTTACGACAATTTGCTATTCATTCACTAGGAGCCATTTGTTCCTAAAAAACGCATGGGCGAACACGGGGTGCCAGACTAGaccattgggttgtgctgcTCACTGGTCGGTTGCGCATAGGGGAGGGGAAATAACGGTCAAGTTCTTGAGTGTGTCACTGCGCACgtatgttgctggtcagtagtcaaccacgggtcgactaaaatgtgcccactcgaacttgctctgtGCTGTGGAAGCTTGTGTCTTTATCTTGTTCATAGGCGTAATACacgttgggtgcgttcgttcagcttccctgggtcgacccggtctgccccggtgcgttcgaatagctttgacgtcattccatgggctcactcgggtcagccccaagtgccctgcttgtggagtgagTCACTTGGggcaggtgcatgacgtcactatgaGAACGGTGGtagatcgttcgtttagctcttgtcaggggctcacccgagtcagCACCGTGGgttagacccagggaagctaatcgaacgcacccatcaAAAACTGCTCAGGGATTCCCATATTCATCGATAACAACATATTTATTTGAACTATGATACTTAGTAACACATGCATCATGTAAGCCATAATATGAAATGTTGAGAAGTTCTCCAAGAGAAGTACGTAACATACTATTATAGCATTGACTTAACTGATGCAAACTTTGACTTGCTTCAAATACTCAGAACCAGAACGAGAAAAAGGACAAAAGTAACTTGTTTAAGAAATCTTTTGTAAGTGTGAAGAAACTATTTTCTCACCTTAAAAAAAGTCAAGGTGATAGGATTTCGGGCAATGATTTTTGCTATCAGAGATAACGGAAATAAGTAAAAGCTTAACTCATTCTCGTGCGGTCCGTTCATTTCAGCTTCATTTCTGTTTTCCTCTAGTTTCAAGAACACAACCAACTTTTCAATTGCCCGATAAGGCAGAGCTAACAGTACTTTTTCAAGATTTAATAGTGAGATTTAAATAACTagctgacttaaaggcactggacacgtttggtataacggtcaaagaccagtattcacacttggtgtgtccctgggcataaacataacaaaccggtgaaaatttgcgctcaatttggtcatcaaagttgcgagaaaaaaataTCTTAAAAAAAGATACCGTTGGTTGttccacaaacttgtgtgccttcagatacCCGAGAATAGCGttagacctgaagtctttttcagattcaattGGTTTATTGGAAAATGTAGTAGTCAACAagccttttaaaaaataaaaaagcgaACTTCAATAAGCTCAGATAtaataagcataacaaaattaatttaacttGAGGACAAAGCAAACCGAACACTGATATCGTCACATTGTGCATTAATTGTGGTCATTCCCTTTTCATTACTCGATTTCACGAGCTGTATACAATCCTAATTTTACCATGTTGATTGTCGTATAAAAAAGAGGCATTTTTTACATAAAGAGTTTAAAGCATATTACGTTAAAAAAGGGGCTTTAACTTTTCAATTGGGAGATTTCCCCAGAATGCCGTAACCTGTAATGAGTTATTCACCACACTAGGGGCTCGCTTAAACTCGGCTTCTAATTTTCATCTCAGAAAATTTGAGTGAGCGATAATTGGAAAAGCTATTCCACGTAACTCCCCGACTACTGATATCGGCATGATGGAAATAAAGCCCGTTCAGATTGGACGAAAGACAGAACCTGAACCACCAGCCCCCTGGATACTGATGTGCGCAGTTCCCTATGGCATTGAGGTCGTTGTCTTTGTCTTTGGTCGTGAAGCCCATGTAGTTAACGTATTTTAACCCGTTGgctgaaagataaaaacatgaGGTCATAGTTGTGTGAGTACAAGTACGTGATATAGGATGGGAAGGAGTAATATTGAATTTGGCTCTTATGTTGCCTAGGCAACCACAATGCACAAACTGAGAGGGTATTGTATGTGAGagatgcatagagctatatatatatattgactagagcgctaacagcccgttatacacgcactaaggttttgaagccgtgtgggcgcatccatgtttatgtacaaaccaatacaaaagcttgaaattttgtacggcaattgtacggctatttgcatgatagtgcgtttttttttttatgtgccaccgaagcaaaaaatgcagtaaatgtgaacgcacaatctgctgatcagcgcacaaactgcgagtgtcatgtgcgtcatgattaaaaggcgcgtttacttttttttagtacggcaatcaagtcgaagttacggttttcgtagcgcggacgtacgcgagtggacagttgcgtacgtatacgcacacgcagaatgtaaaataatcgcggcaatgtgtgttctcttaaaattccgaattcacgcaacacatcaaacatgtctgcgcccagggtggcttcaaaacgtagagcaagttagcgctctagtcaatatgtATAGCTCTATGGAGAGATGTGAGATAATTCTCACAATCCGACACAGCTTCAGTTGCAGGGCCTATTTGACAGAAGAGTAATTGCCGCCACATGAACCAAACAATCACTCTtaccgtgtacgtacacaatgaGTCCTACATTAATAGTATACGTACATGATAActtcatgtacgtacacgataagttccCAAACTTATTGTGTACCCCTAAGGGTAGTCTGAAACAATATCGTGTATACTATACATGATAACTTAATGTGTACAGAAAAGATAGATCCAAACTGGTCATGTGCTTACGCGATAAGTACCAAACGAACATGATGCACGATAAGTTATTGTGTACATTTACAATAAGAGCGAGACTGTGTGTACCTATGTGGCGGCATTATAAAATGCTTTATTTAAAGCACTTTGTAAGTTGCCCCTCCTTGGTTGACATTTGAgagttttcgttttcgacgacggatggttctggtGACGGTGATTAGTTTTCAGCCTAACATTTGTCGTTTTCAGCGAAACGCAGATTCATCCGCAGTTCtttcgtagaaattgaggggcaacagtccccaaagccgacgcatgcgcagataaCGCCAAATGTCACAATTTTCCTTGGCAGAACCATCCGCCGTAAAGACCGAAAACTTAATATAAAGGGGTTGCTGATAATTTAGTCTATATCCTGCCTAAACAAAGTGAATTCGTCTTACATGCATTTCCTGTATAACCGTCCACTCGCAGCATGTAGTTCTCACTCGCATTAGCGACGGTGAAGGAGTTATACTTGGCATACCCAGTAACTTGATCGAAACCTTGAAGATCCACGCGTAGTTGGTACTCGCCCTGAGCGGTCAGAAGGTGCAAGTTGTCATTACCGAGCCAAAACTCTCCATCTACATTCCCAAAGCCACGGCTGTAGCTGGCATAGTCCAAAGAGAAATCTACACTGCCGTCCTGACGCCGCTGGAACACCTACAAGACCACACAATATTTGTAGAAGTTATAGGTTTGTATTGAATTGGTGACGTCATTCATTCACTACAGCGTATTATCTTACCGTCCATCCACCACCGTCTGTTTCCATATCACAAGACACCTGGAAAGCCTGACTGGAACGTAGAGGTCGTACCGTATACACACCGCTCACCGACGCACCGATCGCACGAATATCAGAACAATCCCTTGGGAACACATCTGTTGAGGTATGGagaacacaaaacataaacccTCAATAACATAACTGCTAAAAAATTTACTGGACTTTAGGTGTTTTGGAACAAACTAAGGGATGTTCGGTGCTGTATTGCTTTGATTGGACGCTCCAGAGCTTTAAATTGAGCCTGCCATTGAGATAGAATAGCCCTCATCTGTAACAGGCCCCTTTCGCTAAAAGCGGGCCTAGAAACCTGAACCCAAACTTCATTATAATACTGACTTCAAAACTCATTTTAAACCTGACCCTGGAAACGGGTTAataactgaaaagaaaaagaaaatttgctGTTAAGTTCTTGAGATCTGGTCCAACTTTTTGTCGACCCATAAATAAAGTTCAAACAGGGGACATGGTAAACCCAACTTCAACCTTCAATGATCATCGGGTCTATAACTAAAAactacttccggttgaccctcaactaaaggtcaacatgggttGACGGTAACCAAAGTTCAACCGTCATTGCTCAAAGGTTCTGGAACTAAAAAGAAACTGATAATGGCGTGTACTTCATGAGATAATTAGGTCCCACTTTCGTTTGACCAGAAATAAGATCAACACGGAGCCATGGTAACACCCGAGTTCAATCTTCAATACTTATGGGTTTTAAAACTGAAAGTAACTATTTGGGTGTATAGTGCTTGAAATTTTGGTTCGACTTCCGGTTAACCTGTAAGTAAAGGTTGATTTAGGGTAATTAGTTTCCCAAGGCTAATCTTCAATGATCAAGGAGTTCAAAACTgtaaaaattgtacatgtagtttatgaGACT contains these protein-coding regions:
- the LOC117299591 gene encoding fibrinogen C domain-containing protein 1-B-like, yielding MYEYKLLTKNTSETDDSDATDEFATTTEGDVFPRDCSDIRAIGASVSGVYTVRPLRSSQAFQVSCDMETDGGGWTVFQRRQDGSVDFSLDYASYSRGFGNVDGEFWLGNDNLHLLTAQGEYQLRVDLQGFDQVTGYAKYNSFTVANASENYMLRVDGYTGNASNGLKYVNYMGFTTKDKDNDLNAIGNCAHQYPGGWWFRFCLSSNLNGLYFHHADISSRGVTWNSFSNYRSLKFSEMKIRSRV